TGGGCGCCGAACTGAGTAATGGTCCCAGGATGACGGGCTTCGCCGGTCACGGTGAATTCAAAGTTATAAATGCGCGCCAAGCGGCGCCGACCATTGGCATCCTTCACAAAACCGATGCGTTTGAGCGCCACCGCGCCGTCGAGCAGTTCGATATCGAGCTTGGCGCAATGCTGCTTGACCCGCTCCAGCGCCTTTTCGCGC
The window above is part of the Pseudomonas sp. KBS0710 genome. Proteins encoded here:
- a CDS encoding DUF3301 domain-containing protein — encoded protein: MLTLGNIFVLMLLATGAAWVWHNHGLREKALERVKQHCAKLDIELLDGAVALKRIGFVKDANGRRRLARIYNFEFTVTGEARHPGTITQFGAHSAQIELAPYPFEIKTPLPSAEVIELSQWRQDHASKTRH